One window from the genome of Podospora pseudocomata strain CBS 415.72m chromosome 6, whole genome shotgun sequence encodes:
- a CDS encoding hypothetical protein (EggNog:ENOG503NY31; COG:A): MLFPEEHENDLKLFLVQKIEKTPDADEVDAEVLADYVLALLKHDGDVESVRQTCVASTQQFVDGILEAITFKTYLPNALPPPPPPPPMTGLLYDDDQAGNGYLRQGQAAGQQNNGFGGGGGGNRKRGYNDLDSPATGAEAYHARAFKQPRRGSAGRGFEQSLLGSSGGGFLDPEYAAKFMFNVLNQPEFMAAAAQNGGGGGGGGRNKKKKRAPKCRDYVNKGVCPRGFNCRFDHSSDDPAGFGGGGGFGQVEEYDPANALMTNTFPQPGAGLPGMPSFGEMFAQSQPKQHNSHRSKGQGGNRGGRQKRGGGDRSTFSAEGPVSDRTKSTIVVESIPEENFDEDQVRDFFSQFGNILEVKMYPYKRLAVVKFDCWEAANAAYKSPKVIFENRFVKVFWFKDEEQIAPPPGKQGGGVNGGASGQGGEEAPENVPLTEEQLEEIRKRQEEAQKVFEEKMRKREELERKQKDIDERQKELLAAQEELKAKLARKGEGVGDGEGEGSTSKQPMTQSEALRAQLARLEEEARQIGLDPHAEMDGEEGLEASWGAPRGGYYGRGRGAPWRGGFVPRARGFASRGFRGGFRGRADVHAAYAAYSLDNRPKRVVVSGVDFTEGQRDEVLRQYLFGVGEFTHINHSSSPPTTEITFKDRKTAEKFYNSVSLNDYTIPEIEGQVELSWASPSSSSTALSTPTASGFSHVNGVATNKSTGVTAQNGDEDGHDQDHDGESVDDDRDVRILLDHQPEQEKDKDREQNEMDYEVADDADQWY, encoded by the exons ATGTTGTTCCCCGAAGAACACGAAAACGACCTCAAACTCTTCCTCGTCCAAAAGATCGAAAAGACGCCCGACGCTGACGAGGTCGACGCGGAGGTGCTCGCGGATTATGTCCTTGCTTTGCTGAAGCATGATGGGGATGTAGAGAGTGTGAGGCAGACTTGCGTGGCTA GCACGCAGCAGTTTGTCGACGGGATTTTAGAGGCGATTACGTTCAAGACTTATCTTCCGAATGCGcttccgccaccaccaccaccgccgccgatgacGGGGTTGTTGTACGATGATGATCAGGCTGGGAATGGGTATCTACGACAGGGGCAAGCAGCGGGACAACAGAATaatgggtttgggggagggggagggggaaacaGGAAGAGGGGGTATAATGATCTGGATAGCCCTGCGACTGGGGCAGAGGCTTATCATGCCCGGGCTTTTAAGCAGCCCAGACGGGGGAGtgctgggagggggtttgagcAGTCGCTGCTGGggtcgagtggtggtgggttctTGGATCCGGAGTATGCGGCCAAGTTTATGTTTAATGTGTTGAATCAGCCCGAGTTTATGGCCGCTGCTGCGCAgaatggaggtggaggtggggggggggggaggaacaagaagaagaagagggcgcCAAAGTGTAGGGATTATGTCAACAAGGGGGTTTGTCCCAGGGGGTTCAACTGCAGGTTTGATCACTCGAGTGATGATCCGGcgggttttggtgggggtggggggtttgggcaGGTAGAAG AATACGATCCAGCTAATGCCCTCATGACAAACACGTTTCCGCAGCcgggtgctggccttccagGGATGCCTTCTTTCGGCGAAATGTTTGCTCAGAGCCAGCCGAAACAGCACAACTCCCACCGGTCTAAGGGGCAGGGTGGGAACCGCGGCGGTCGCCAAAagcgaggtggtggggacagATCAACTTTCTCAGCAGAGGGACCAGTAAGTGATCGGACCAAGTCGACCATCGTGGTGGAGAGCATCCCAGAGGAAAACTTCGACGAGGATCAAGTTAGAGACTTTTTCAGCCAGTTTGGGAACATCCTCGAGGTGAAGATGTATCCATACAAGAGACTGGCCGTGGTCAAGTTTGACTGCTGGGAGGCTGCCAATGCGGCGTACAAGTCGCCAAAGGTCATCTTTGAGAACCGATTTGTGAAGGTGTTCTGGTTTAAGGACGAAGAACAAAttgcaccacctcctgggaaacagggtggtggtgtgaatGGGGGTGCCTCTGGgcaagggggagaggaagcacCGGAGAATGTGCCGCTGACCGAGGAGCAGTTGGAGGAGATTAGGAAACGGCAGGAGGAAGCGCAGAAGGTatttgaggagaagatgaggaagagggaggagttagaaagaaaacagaagGACATTGATGAGCGGCAGAAGGAGCTTCTTGCTGCCCAGGAGGAATTGAAGGCGAAGCTGGCgaggaaaggggagggtgtgggggatggggaaggtgagggttCGACGTCAAAGCAGCCTATGACGCAGTCAGAAGCTCTGAGGGCTCAATTGGCtcggttggaggaggaagctaGGCAGATCGGGCTCGATCCCCATGCCGAaatggatggggaggaagggttaGAGGCCAGCTGGGGTGCTCCGAGAGGGGGTTACTATGGCCGTGGAAGGGGGGCTCCGTGGCGAGGAGGCTTTGTTCCTCGGGCTCGCGGATTTGCGTCGAGAGGGTTCCGGGGGGGTTTTCGTGGGAGAGCCGACGTTCACGCGGCTTATGCGGCTTATTCGCTTGATAACAGACcaaagagggtggtggtttcgggTGTGGATTTCACAGAGGGCCAAAGGGACGAGGTGCTTCGGCAGTATCTCTTT GGTGTTGGCGAATTCACCCACATCAACCACAGCTCCAGCCCCCCAACAACCGAAATAACCTTCAAGGACCGCAAGACAGCCGAGAAGTTCTACAACAGCGTCAGCCTCAACGATTACACCATCCCCGAGATCGAAGGGCAGGTCGAGTTGTCATGGGCTAgtccctcatcctcttcgacGGCACTGTCGACGCCTACGGCAAGCGGGTTCAGCCACGTCAATGGTGTCGCTACGAATAAGTCCACTGGGGTCACCGCTCAGAACGGTGATGAGGACGGACATGATCAGGATCATGATGGGGAGAGTGTTGATGACGATAGGGACGTCAGGATACTGCTTGACCATCAGCCGGAGCAAGAGAAGGATAAGGACAGGGAGCAGAATGAGATGGATTATGaggttgctgatgatgcgGATCAGTGGTATTAG
- a CDS encoding hypothetical protein (COG:O; EggNog:ENOG503NU05; MEROPS:MER0000338), translated as MLFSTALLALLPAVLAAPAPLIQPRDPSAKLIPGKYIVKFKDDSSDVLISKALGGRKPDYIYKSKGFKGFAGALDAASLNKIRGLPEVEYIEQDASFTIGSAAELVSKRYLITQANAPWNLARISSHTLGSTVYRYDNSSGFGTCSYVIDTGVQVTHPQFAGNAVWGTNTAGDGINTDANGHGTALAGVIGAQIYGVAKKTKIVAVKVLGASGSGTTSGVIAGMNWVIQDKATRGCPKGVSANIALGGSFSAAMNNAVAAMVSNSVFVAVAAGGSNTNAGNTSPASAPQACTAAASTASDARASSSNYGAVIDIFAPGERILTAWINGGTNTLSGTSFAAAHITGLGSYLFGLPNASQTGANMCTYIQSIATVGVLTGVPAGTVNLLAYNGWDLFTFP; from the exons ATGTTGTTCTCTACCGCCCTGCTGGCACTCCTCCCGGCAGTCCTCGCGGCCCCTGCTCCATTGATCCAACCCCGCGACCCGTCTGCTAAGCTCATCCCAGGTAAATACATTGTCAAGTTCAAAGATGATTCCTCCGACGTCCTGATCAGCAAGGCCCTTGGTGGTCGAAAGCCTGATTACATTTACAAATCCAAAGGGTTCAAGGGGTTCGCGGGGGCTCTTGATGCTGCCTCACTAAACAAGATCAGGGGCCTCCCAGAG GTCGAATACATCGAACAAGACGCTTCCTTCACCATCGGCTCTGCCGCCGAGCTAGTCTCGAAGCGGTATCTCATCACGCAAGCCAACGCCCCCTGGAACCTGGCGAGGATCTCGAGTCATACGCTTGGGTCGACGGTGTACAGGTATGACAACAGCAGCGGGTTTGGGACTTGTTCGTACGTGATTGATACGGGGGTTCAGGTTACGCATCCG CAATTCGCCGGCAACGCCGTCTGGGGCACCAACACTGCCGGTGACGGGATCAACACCGACGCCAACGGGCATGGCACCGCGCTTGCCGGCGTCATTGGTGCGCAGATTTATGGTGTGGCGAAGAAGACAAAGATTGTTGCTGTCAAGGTGTTGGGTGCTTCTGGTTCGGGGACCAC ATCAGGTGTAATCGCCGGAATGAACTGGGTCATCCAAGACAAGGCCACTCGCGGCTGTCCAAAGGGTGTTTCGGCCAATATTGCGCTTGGGGGGTCCTTCTCCGCAGCTATGAACAacgctgttgctgccatgGTGTCCAACAGTGTGtttgtggctgttgctgctggggggagTAACACTAATGCTGGAAACACATCCCCGGCGAGCGCGCCGCAGGCTTGTACCGCTGCTGCGAGCACGGCGAGTGATGCGAGGGCTAGTAGCTCGAATTATGGGGCTGTGATTGATATTTTTGCGCCGGGGGAGAGGATTTTGACGGCTTGGATTAATGGGGGGACG AATACGCTTTCTGGAACGTCGTTTGCTGCGGCGCATATCACGGGCTTGGGGTCGTATTTGTTTGGGCTGCCGAATGCGAGTCAGACAGGGGCGAATATGTGTACATATATTCAGAGCATTGCTACGGTGGGTGTGTTGACGGGGGTGCCGGCGGGGACGGTGAATTTGTTGGCTTATAATGGGTGGGATTTGTTTACTTTCCCCTGA